aacgagACTATAATTCtctctttatttaaagaaaaaataagaagtttaacctcaaaaaatatggaaatcatCTTCACGGATGGTTCTGTGTCGGAAAATTTTACAGGAGGTGCCTTTGTCCACTTAAATTCCAATTCGATAAAAAGTTTCTACACCGACAAAAAACTATCGTCGCTGACTGCTGAACTCACAGCCCTAGAAAAAGCCATTGACTTcggtatttcaaaaaagttctCCAAAATAGCAATTTTAACTGACAGTCTTGGTGCCATCCAGACAATAAAGAACACGAACTCCAAAAACTGCATCTCTCAATGCATTCtgaaaaaagtcataaacaacCCAACCCTGCTATCCATAGAATTTCACCACATTCCAAGCCATTCCAATATTTGGGAAAACGATCTCGCAGATACAgcggctaaaaatgctaaaattaaCGGCTCTTTCGCACCCGTCAGATGGACCCTTAAGGACGCAATCAATCATATGTTcgcgcaaataaaacaagactGGGAGCGTGAATACAGTCTGTTCTCATTAGAGCGTAACAAGGGTTACTCTCTCCTCTCACCATATACCACTTCCAAGCCttggtttaaaaacaaagaacaccTATTCAACCGTATAGAAACGAAGACTCTAAACAGAATCTTAAGCGGACATGCTTTTGACAAATACACACTTTCCAAAATGAAAGTCTACGATAACGCCCTATGCGATTCGTGTAACGTTAATGAAGACATTTcgcatattttgttaaattgctcaaaatataCACCAACAAGACAAAATTATCCAACACTACTTAAATATAACGATATCTATCGTTTACTTGGAAATGAACCAATTGAAAATTGGACATCGATTACCAGTTTCATTCGAGCTGCTAATATTAATATCTAATACAACACACTCCACACTGCTCATTTAACACACTATAACACCATCCACGCTTATACCAACTCacaaaatctcaaaattaaaatttctcacaCATATTGATAACATTTTCATCGCTTATCGTTCATCGTCATCGCTCATCGTTCATTGTCATCATAACATCACCAGAAACTACTGCACGATATTTACATAGCtgtccattaaattttgtttttcttgaaatttaatttcatacatTGGCAGTGGCGTTAACCCGTTCCAACGGGGCGGCCAAATAATTCTTCCCTCTTCACGGAAGGaagtaacttaatatttaaaaaaaaaaaaaatctatttattaAGACCCAATGGAGACATTGAGCACGGAAATACCAGCTGAGGTAGTTGATAAACCTGAGGAAATCGAGGACATTGCGGGAAACACTAAGGATGCTGAAGAACCCGCGGTTGAGAACGGCAAAGAGGAACCGGAAAAAGCCGGCGAGGAGTACGCCTATTTGGAGCGAAATGAGTTCACATccgaaatattcaaaattgaaGTGAAGAACCTGGGGTATTTTGGTATTGGGGTACGTAACCGAACACTTCTCTTGACTGAATCAAAACAACACGTTCTTCGCTTGCAGGAGTTCAAGAAGCTCTTAAGGAGCACCTTGAAGTTCGACATGACCAAAATAAAGGCACCGACCCGCAAAGAGTTTGCCTTTGTTTGCTTTCGCAGTCAGGAGGATCAACAGAGGGCCCTGGAAACCCTGAATGGATACAAGTGGAAGGGGAAGGTGCTAAAGGCCCAGGCTGCCAAGGCCTCCGCCGACCCTCTCCAGAAAAAACGAGCTGCCGAAGATCAGGAGTCAGAAAGAAAGCCCAAAAAGCAACGCACCGCCGTGGAAGCCACTTGTCCCTTGTCGCACATCCCGTACGAGCAGCAGCTTAAGCAGAAATCCGAGGAAATGTCGGCCCTCCTTGCCAAGTACACCCAGGAACTGAGACGCATCAATCCGCGGGCAAAACCGCATCTGGATAAATTCAAATTCGAGGAGGTTCTCCCCTCACCCACCGTTAATGGTTATAGAAACAAAAACGAGTTCACTGTGGGAAAGAACTCCGCAGGAGAAGTGATTGTGGGCTTCAGGTTGGGGTGCTACAGCGATGGATCTGTGGAGGTGGCCGAGGTCCAGGACTTGCCACATCTACCGGAACAGGCCAAATGGGCTGCTCGCAGTTTCCAAGAGCTTGTGAGGAAGTCCAAGTTCCAGCCCTTTAATCCAGACGGAAATGTGGGTCACTTCCGACAGCTGATGGTGCGGTGCTCCAGTGCAACGGGCGAACTAATGCTGGTGGCGGGTGTCTACTCCTCGAATTTAAGTGAGGACGAGCAGCTCCAACTGAAACAGGAACTCAAGACATTCTACGAAGAGGCTGAAAAGGACGATTCCTACAAGTGCACCTCTCTCTATTACCAAGATGTGAAGCACCGGGAAGCAGGTCAGATGATTAACCCCGTAGAGCACATTTCCGGAACCACCCACATCACCGATACCATACAGGGACTCCAGTTTCGCATTAGCCCCTTAGCCTTTTTCCAAATCAACACAGAAGGAGCCAATGTGCTGTACCAAAAGGCCATTGATCTAGTTGCTCCTACCCAGGACACAACCATGTTGGATATTTGCTGTGGCACCGGAACCATTACTCTGGCCTTTGCCAAGCACTGTAAAAAAGTTATGGGCGTGGAGATCGTCCCCGATGCCATTAAGGATGCGGAGTTTAATGCGGAGGCAAATGGCATCAAGAACTGCAAGTTCTTCACCGGAAATGCAGATGACTTTATCAAGAGCATGGTGCGGGAAGCTCTGTACGATCAGGAGGTCGGTAAACCCGTGGATCTCATTGCCGTGGTGGATCCGCCGAGAGCCGGATTGCGTAAGTTAGAGAAAAAGAATTTCCATGGTAGtgcattatatttttatgttccagtatatacaatatattcAACGGAATTACTATTTCTGTAGATTtgatattttaacattttctttaaaaatcttGTTATACAAAAAAGTATTCGCCCTTCTCATTTGTACCTACCTTTTCCGTTACAGACCACCGCTCGATAGCCGCGATCCGATCGGCGGATGCCGTCAACCGTCTGGTCTACGTCTCCTGCAATCCCCACAGCGCCAAGCGGAACTTCATCGAGCTGGCCAGGCCGGAGTCTAAGCAGTACAAGGGAGAGCCGTTCTATCCGAAGTCCGCCGTGGCCGTTGACATGTTTCCCCACACCACGCACACCGAGCTGGTCATTCTGTTCGAGCGTGAGCCCAAGACAAAGGCGCATGAGAAGACACAGCCCGGGGAGGAGGCTGCCGAGACGAAGTCAGAGGCAGCCGCAGAAGCGGTAGGCGAGGAAAACACCGCATCCGCAACGTGACGTGTTTGCTGGCGGGTACAGTCTGCTCTGCTGCAATCTCTTGCACATTTCTACAATCTCTGAATCTTTCAGGTCACTCACTATTCGCTAAGTCACCGAACACCCCGATGCCTTATTACCGCCTATCTGCCGCTTTGCTGGCGTCTATCATCGTCTCTCTTTGTGGCGGCTGCTAcgacttttattgttttaaattgattCAATTGTATTTACGCTGCGCGACGGGGAGGAAGCGACTACAGTGACAAAAGCGACTTCCTATTTAGCAGAAGACTCTAAGTTGGAAGCCCCATGAACTCGACATAGTCCACATCCCCATCAGTTTTATTCCGGCCTCTGGAGGCGTCTGTGTGTGTGATAAGAATCGCTGATCGGTGGAAGCGAGCTAGTGATCGTAAAGGTGTAGCAACCGCGTGACACAACCGCTGGGAGGTGCTCCAAGTCCAACGCCCCCTCAAGGGCAATCGGTGAACAACGACCCTGACAACGATCACTGATCATGTCCGACCAGGTACGAGCGATCTTCAACGATTACTTCATAGCCTGAACATACGTTCTATTGTAAAAGACTAGAAAGGTAGTTTCTTAAGAGGTTCACATTGATGTTGACCTATCAACGGGTATACTGTATATTAAATGGTTGGAAACTAAGTGCACATTAATAGTTTCAGTGGATTATAAAAGTTAACAACTTAAAGTTTCTTATGAGATTACATGCCCCCTTCCCCACCACACTATCAAGAGCATCCAAACAGTTGTTCTATTCGCCAACACGAACTTTTGCGAGTAGTAAACACCTGCCCTATGCGATTTTATCATTGCCAAAGCCGTGCTGAGGTCGGTCAACCTAATGGGTATAGCGGATCGCTCAATTATTGCCCAACGCAGGGTGTCTACCCGAGCTTATCTAAGGTAAACATTTGCTTCGCTTTTCGGACTACATGTTCTGAACGAGAAGTGGCTGGGTGATGTAAACAACAGCTGTAGCCGTAAACAAAGCAATACAGTATAGCGCAAAAATATTGTTGTTTTGTAAAAGAGAACAACAAGCAAACGTGACC
This window of the Drosophila biarmipes strain raj3 chromosome 3L, RU_DBia_V1.1, whole genome shotgun sequence genome carries:
- the LOC108035920 gene encoding tRNA (uracil-5-)-methyltransferase homolog A, which gives rise to METLSTEIPAEVVDKPEEIEDIAGNTKDAEEPAVENGKEEPEKAGEEYAYLERNEFTSEIFKIEVKNLGYFGIGEFKKLLRSTLKFDMTKIKAPTRKEFAFVCFRSQEDQQRALETLNGYKWKGKVLKAQAAKASADPLQKKRAAEDQESERKPKKQRTAVEATCPLSHIPYEQQLKQKSEEMSALLAKYTQELRRINPRAKPHLDKFKFEEVLPSPTVNGYRNKNEFTVGKNSAGEVIVGFRLGCYSDGSVEVAEVQDLPHLPEQAKWAARSFQELVRKSKFQPFNPDGNVGHFRQLMVRCSSATGELMLVAGVYSSNLSEDEQLQLKQELKTFYEEAEKDDSYKCTSLYYQDVKHREAGQMINPVEHISGTTHITDTIQGLQFRISPLAFFQINTEGANVLYQKAIDLVAPTQDTTMLDICCGTGTITLAFAKHCKKVMGVEIVPDAIKDAEFNAEANGIKNCKFFTGNADDFIKSMVREALYDQEVGKPVDLIAVVDPPRAGLHHRSIAAIRSADAVNRLVYVSCNPHSAKRNFIELARPESKQYKGEPFYPKSAVAVDMFPHTTHTELVILFEREPKTKAHEKTQPGEEAAETKSEAAAEAVGEENTASAT